From the genome of Rhodohalobacter sp. SW132:
GATTTTGCATCGAAATCGGTGCAGGAGCTATTCGGCCGGGAGGCGATCGATGATGCTCAGACCCTTGAAATCCGTGAGCTTCGTTCCATGATTTTTTGGAATACCGGTGATGGCAGTTTTGATGTCCAGCCTCTGCCTGTGATGGCTCAATCGTTTCCTATAAATGCAGTTGAGATACATGAAGATTCTGAAAATAGAAAACATCTCCTGGCAGCCGGAAATCATTATCATGTGAAACCGAGTATGGGTGGTCGGCAGGATGCCGGGTATGGCCTTCATTTGATTTATGATCCGGAAATCGGGTTCAAAACGTTGAATCTTCAGGAGAGCGGATTCTTCACGGAAGGCGTAGCCAGATCTATAAATACAGTGGATATTGGCGGAGAAATGTATTATTTGGTAGGGAAGAATAATTCCGCGCCGGAGCTCTTCAGATTTACCGAGTGATATCTGAACGTAAAAACAGGAACTAAACTAAGAACACAATGAAAAAATTTACCGGAATATTGATCATTTTATGGGCTATGGTACATATGCCTGCCTGCGCACAAGACATGGACAACGAACGGGAGTGGGAGCCTGAAGACACTGAATTTTACGAGCCGGTTCCCCCCGTTGTTGAGGCCGAAGGCGGGTTTATGGATCCACCTTCAGATGCAATTATACTGTTTGATGGAAGCGATTTTTCCGCATGGCAGTCCGCCAATGGAGACGAAGTGGACTGGATGCTTGATGAGGGAGAGATGACCGTGATGCCGGGATCAGGCAATATTGTAACACGGGATGGTTTCGGTTCGATTCAGCTCTACCTGGAATGGAAAACGCCAACAGAAATTGATGGTGACGGACAGGGCAGAGGGAACAGCGGTGTTTTTCTGCAGAGGAGATACGAAGTGCAGGTTCTGGATTCTTATGAAAATGAAACCTACGTAAATGGAATGGCCGGAAGTATTTATAAACAATACGCCCCGCTTGTCAATGCAGCTCGTCCGCCGGGTGAGTGGCAAACCTACAACATTATTTATGAAGCTCCTGAATTTGATGACAATGACGAACTGGTATCACCCGCATATTTGACTGTATTCTGGAATGGTGTGATGATTCATAACCGGACGGAAGTGAAAGGAGATACTGAATACATCGGGCCGGCAGATTATTCAGTACACGGCAATGACGGAATCATGCTTCAGGATCACGGTGACCTGGTCAGTTTTCGAAATATCTGGGTGAGGGAACTGGATGAAAGCCCGGTGTGGGGGCATGAAGGGTTTTGATTGATTCA
Proteins encoded in this window:
- a CDS encoding DUF1080 domain-containing protein, coding for MKKFTGILIILWAMVHMPACAQDMDNEREWEPEDTEFYEPVPPVVEAEGGFMDPPSDAIILFDGSDFSAWQSANGDEVDWMLDEGEMTVMPGSGNIVTRDGFGSIQLYLEWKTPTEIDGDGQGRGNSGVFLQRRYEVQVLDSYENETYVNGMAGSIYKQYAPLVNAARPPGEWQTYNIIYEAPEFDDNDELVSPAYLTVFWNGVMIHNRTEVKGDTEYIGPADYSVHGNDGIMLQDHGDLVSFRNIWVRELDESPVWGHEGF